Part of the Xyrauchen texanus isolate HMW12.3.18 unplaced genomic scaffold, RBS_HiC_50CHRs HiC_scaffold_160, whole genome shotgun sequence genome is shown below.
AGAAAAGAGATAAAAGAAGAGATCTCgccataaaaaacaaatgtttccATTATATACCCCTGATAAAGAGTCTTGAACAATTACTGTCTCATCCAAAAGTCTTTGCCATGATAAATAGTGGATCCAAGAAATGCAGTGGTGGATATTTTTATGACATCATAGATGCTGAACTCATGCTGTCACACCCTTTATTTTCTTCTAGACCCTCTGCTTTACAGATAATCCTTTATTCGGATGAAATCGAAATTTGCAATCCCCTTGGGTCTCATGCCTCAAAGAATAAATTGCTCATGTTTTACTACACTTTGGGAAACATTAATCCAAAGTACAGGTCAAAATTAGCTTCAATCCGCCTTCTTGCCATTGCGAAGCATAGTGAACTCTCAGAATGTGGAGTTGATGCCATATTGGCAAGATTGCATGAGGACTTGGTAAAGCTATATAATGGTGTGAAAATTCATCTGGCAAGTGGTGAACATGAACTATATGGAGCAGTGGTTTCCATTTGTGGAGATACTTTAGCTCAACATGAGTTGTGTGGATTTAAAGAGGGCGTGGGCTTTGCGTACAGTAAATGCAGACATTGTGAATGCTCTTTTGAGGACATGCAAATGTTTTATAATGAAGATAACTTTGAGCAAAGGACCCTACAAAGACATATTCGACAGTGCAGTGACATTGAGAAAGCCAGCACTGAGTATCTCAGGAGTAGCCTTAAAACTACATACGGAATAAACCGAAGGAGCAAAGTAATGGATTTCCCTGCCTTCAATTTAATCCAACAAACACCTCAAGATATAATGCATGTCATTCTTGAGGGCATTGCTCCTTTGGAAATTAAGTGTATGTTGAAACAATTGGTTCTTTTGGGACAACTGAACCTAGATGCTTTCAATTCTGATATCATTGGTTTCCCATACTCTCCACAAGATACTAGAGATAGACCTAGCCCTATTGCGTACAGTACATTAGCTTCCAATGACAACAAACTGAAACAGTCATCAGGTCAAATGCTTGTTTTACTCAAAATATTGCCATTTCTGTTGGATGTGATTAGAGGTACTGCTTATTTATCATTCATTCTTGAGCTTCTGGAGATAGTTCAAATTTTGTTTTCACCTGTTATTTGCCTTGAGACTATTGACAAGTTGAAAGTACTTATTGAACAGCATCTTAAACATTTAAAGGACCTTTTCTCAGAGAACAACATTACACCTAAACAACATTACTTGATTCATATTCCATCCCAGATTAAACTGTTGGGACCGATGCTACGTCACATGTGCATGAGATTCGAAtccaaacattgtttttttaaaaaatgggTTTCAAAAGTAAATTTCAAAAATGTCTGTAAGTCCTTGATTAAGCATAACCAAATGTTTGAATGCTGTCAGAATGTAAACAGTTCCGACCACCCTATTTTTACCAGCGAATGTGTATTGGGACCAGTATCAGAAGTAAAAAACATGCCATATTTAAAAGGAAAAGTAAGGGACTACTTTGGAGTTGATCAGATAAGTCATGCAGTGTCTGTTAAGTGGATTACTTTGAATGGTAACAAATACATTCGTGAAAAATCATTACTTGTGTGTATGGCAAATGCTAGTAGCCTACCTGAATTTGGACTTGTGAAGAACATATTTGTCATAAATTCATCTTTGTATTGTTTTGAGTGTCAGATGTTCAGTACAGTCTGTTTTGACAGAGACTACATGTCTTATAAAATTGAGGTTCCCAACCTGGCAGAGGCAACTGAACTGGTAAATGCAGACAACCTTGTAGACGTCACACCGTATTACAGTTTCAGTCACAGGGACATTACATATGTCCCTATGAAGTATTACCTTGGAGATGTAATTGAATTACATAAAGCCTCAAATGTGTGAGGCAGTTATGGGGTGTGTTCTATAAATTACAAACTACTTTggccttatttattttttttgtctttcatttatcattgtgatgttttgaaatattcttggttcaaaacaagctaagctcaatcaacag
Proteins encoded:
- the LOC127641772 gene encoding uncharacterized protein LOC127641772, with product MIWRCVICYVFVALSLKSLLSHINFAHSRSPDFRLVCGIDGCTKEYRVYNSFWYHIRRTHSQYLDGVGSRSHRRERSAIEPRRTVNGNNLWAYNVSGPTALDTQDTRNSSNSSDNETTLGSNVDLQPSLSDPVEHFVDFDAFDTGETVFAGLSSNTVLQSPQNPDPQDVPNETSDSNPSLLGPNRPSDDSCSSRLPQETTNDELSSDDVLSRHATSIVMTAREKHHLSQSGVNDVVAAVQEYQAQLLNSLRSQLQTVFHRHAGSELQQEALGLFDSFKDPFAAVSTSYRQDSVIKEKFNFVEAEEVSVGLAVCCQKRDKRRDLAIKNKCFHYIPLIKSLEQLLSHPKVFAMINSGSKKCSGGYFYDIIDAELMLSHPLFSSRPSALQIILYSDEIEICNPLGSHASKNKLLMFYYTLGNINPKYRSKLASIRLLAIAKHSELSECGVDAILARLHEDLVKLYNGVKIHLASGEHELYGAVVSICGDTLAQHELCGFKEGVGFAYSKCRHCECSFEDMQMFYNEDNFEQRTLQRHIRQCSDIEKASTEYLRSSLKTTYGINRRSKVMDFPAFNLIQQTPQDIMHVILEGIAPLEIKCMLKQLVLLGQLNLDAFNSDIIGFPYSPQDTRDRPSPIAYSTLASNDNKLKQSSGQMLVLLKILPFLLDVIRGTAYLSFILELLEIVQILFSPVICLETIDKLKVLIEQHLKHLKDLFSENNITPKQHYLIHIPSQIKLLGPMLRHMCMRFESKHCFFKKWVSKVNFKNVCKSLIKHNQMFECCQNVNSSDHPIFTSECVLGPVSEVKNMPYLKGKVRDYFGVDQISHAVSVKWITLNGNKYIREKSLLVCMANASSLPEFGLVKNIFVINSSLYCFECQMFSTVCFDRDYMSYKIEVPNLAEATELVNADNLVDVTPYYSFSHRDITYVPMKYYLGDVIELHKASNV